The proteins below are encoded in one region of Hordeum vulgare subsp. vulgare chromosome 3H, MorexV3_pseudomolecules_assembly, whole genome shotgun sequence:
- the LOC123439279 gene encoding E3 ubiquitin-protein ligase ATL6-like, with the protein MGVLAHLLVVLCIVAVVAAAMEQPLPPSPPVAATQSKPPQFGRAMSMVITVIGVAIGVLFLLLFFCAYITQCRLVEDHDAAQGSSAAPGGMSRRGKRGLDPAVVATFPIVPYREIKAHKIGSGALECAVCLTEFEDADDLRLLPHCSHAFHPDCIDPWLETRTTCPLCRADLEKPPPPAAAPAPSSPPDAVVAMPVQDEPKEGSDEDDRKEEAAELEKLRRDRRAAKLLRSHSTGHSAGQCGCEDHERFTLRLPQHVREEVLNRCCARPAVESLSGGGCAAGERGGSFRDAGGASGGGGGECGRGERRWQALLGRTMAWAGAGSMRKVRDGSTKDDVAACTTAMPP; encoded by the coding sequence ATGGGGGTGCTCGCCCACCTCCTCGTCGTCCTTTGCATCGTTGCCGTCGTCGCCGCAGCCATGGAGCAGCCTTTGCCGCCGTCGCCACCAGTGGCAGCAACGCAGTCCAAGCCGCCGCAGTTTGGGCGGGCCATGTCAATGGTCATCACGGTGATCGGCGTGGCCATCGGCGTCCTCTTCCTCTTGCTCTTCTTCTGCGCGTACATCACCCAGTGCCGCCTCGTCGAGGACCACGACGCGGCGCAGGGGAGCAGCGCCGCGCCGGGAGGGATGTCCAGGCGGGGGAAGCGCGGGCTAGACCCGGCGGTGGTGGCGACGTTCCCGATCGTGCCGTACAGGGAGATCAAGGCGCACAAGATCGGCAGCGGCGCGCTGGAGTGCGCCGTGTGCCTGACGGAGTTCGAGGACGCCGACGACCTCCGGCTGCTGCCGCACTGCTCCCACGCGTTCCACCCGGACTGCATCGACCCGTGGCTTGAGACGCGGACCACGTGCCCTCTGTGCCGCGCCGACCTCGAGAAGCCACCGCCTCCGGCTGCCGCGCCGGCGCCCTCGTCGCCGCCGGATGCCGTCGTGGCGATGCCGGTGCAGGATGAGCCGAAGGAGGGCAGCGACGAGGACGACCGGAAGGAGGAGGCCGCGGAGCTCGAGAAGCTACGCAGGGATCGCCGGGCGGCGAAGCTGCTGAGGTCGCACTCGACGGGGCACTCGGCGGGGCAGTGCGGCTGCGAGGACCACGAGAGGTTCACGCTGCGGCTGCCGCAGCACGTGAGGGAGGAGGTGCTCAACAGGTGCTGCGCGAGGCCCGCTGTGGAGAGCTTGAGCGGAGGAGGGTGCGCTGCGGGAGAAAGAGGAGGCAGCTTCCGCGACGCCGGTGGAgccagcggtggcggcggcggcgagtgcGGCCGCGGCGAGCGGCGGTGGCAGGCGCTCCTGGGCAGGACGATGGCATGGGCCGGAGCCGGGTCGATGCGGAAGGTGCGGGACGGTTCCACGAAGGATGACGTCGCGGCCTGCACGACGGCCATGCCGCCATGA
- the LOC123439278 gene encoding putative glycine-rich cell wall structural protein 1, protein MSCTKLISLSLVVLFSIGLASAGRVARYSSSQGEGTGGGEGGGAVNGGGGGSGNGQGTAQSGNGGSHASAGGGGGGGGWSGYNGSGYGAGSGSGASSGQMSQGSSSYGGDGGSTTAAGSGGGGGGGEAADDDDDCPAESSGFGTGGGTGSGSSEANNDGDASYTNANASGNGGGEGGGKNGGTGGGGGNGSGYGDANP, encoded by the coding sequence ATGTCTTGCACTAAGCTCATATCGCTTAGCCTGGTTGTCCTCTTTAGCATTGGGTTAGCCAGCGCTGGTAGGGTAGCTAGATACTCTAGTTCCCAGGGAGAAGGCACTGGAGGGGGAGAGGGTGGAGGAGCGgtgaacggcggcggcggcggaagcggGAATGGCCAGGGAACTGCTCAGAGTGGAAATGGAGGTAGTCATGCAAGTGCTGGAGGCGGTGGAGGCGGGGGTGGTTGGTCAGGGTATAATGGTAGTGGGTATGGCGCTGGGTCCGGCAGCGGCGCAAGCTCTGGCCAGATGAGCCAAGGATCGTCATCTTATGGTGGTGATGGTGGGAGTACAACCGCAGCGGGttccggcggtggcggcggtggtggagaggccgcggacgacgatgatgactgcCCTGCAGAGTCTAGTGGCTTTGGGACAGGTGGCGGCACCGGATCTGGCTCGAGTGAGGCGAACAACGACGGCGATGCATCCTATACAAATGCAAATGCTTCGGGCAACGGTGGCGGCGAGGGCGGTGGTAAAAATGGTGGAACCGGCGGTGGCGGAGGCAATGGAAGCGGTTACGGCGACGCAAACCCTTGA